One segment of candidate division KSB1 bacterium DNA contains the following:
- a CDS encoding Pvc16 family protein — MFRDLDDTLKNILDDAEAPDDLESAEVSFLLPDKTFLPDRPTLNLFLYNVHENRVLRDPVPIIEKSGTSYVRRTPPLRVDCSYMVTAWGDGSGEEKAKREHRLLSQALQWLSRFPVIPDRYLVGSLQNPPFPHRTEVALPNGEKSMGEFWTALGQPPRPSFNLLVTIAMDSGVKIAGPLVTTHSTGTDAGAGVIDETWIQIGGRVLNPTGQGIANALVDIIDAGLRTPTDAEGRYSFPRVPVGTRTIRVVAVGFAPKTQSVPVPGRPEDYEIILTPL; from the coding sequence TCGATGACGCCGAGGCTCCGGATGATCTCGAGAGCGCCGAGGTGAGCTTTTTGCTGCCGGACAAAACCTTTTTGCCCGACAGGCCCACCCTCAATCTTTTTCTTTACAATGTGCATGAGAACCGCGTGCTGCGCGATCCGGTGCCGATTATTGAAAAGAGCGGAACGAGCTATGTCCGTCGTACACCGCCGCTGCGGGTTGACTGCTCCTATATGGTTACGGCCTGGGGGGATGGCAGTGGCGAGGAGAAAGCCAAGAGAGAGCATCGACTGCTCAGCCAGGCCCTGCAATGGCTCAGCCGCTTTCCGGTCATTCCCGATCGCTATCTCGTCGGCAGCTTGCAGAATCCGCCGTTTCCCCATCGCACCGAGGTGGCGCTGCCGAATGGCGAAAAGAGCATGGGCGAGTTTTGGACCGCACTGGGGCAACCGCCACGGCCTTCCTTTAATCTGCTGGTGACGATTGCGATGGACTCCGGCGTAAAAATCGCAGGCCCGCTGGTAACGACACATTCCACCGGCACTGATGCCGGCGCCGGTGTGATTGACGAGACCTGGATACAAATCGGCGGCCGCGTGCTCAATCCTACGGGCCAGGGTATTGCCAATGCGCTCGTGGACATCATCGATGCCGGATTGCGGACACCAACAGATGCCGAGGGACGCTACTCCTTTCCGCGCGTGCCGGTTGGCACCCGCACCATCCGTGTGGTGGCGGTCGGGTTTGCGCCCAAAACCCAGTCCGTGCCTGTGCCGGGCCGGCCGGAGGATTATGAGATCATTTTAACCCCGCTTTAA